One genomic segment of Ipomoea triloba cultivar NCNSP0323 chromosome 9, ASM357664v1 includes these proteins:
- the LOC116028490 gene encoding WEB family protein At2g38370-like: MDAVVLDVSDPTGPNPQNQNGVHSDPTLRPAATHPVVLSPEEQKTPISRAEIDTSAPFESVKEAASRFGGIGFWRPASQKPSPNSPQGAEEFDIAKVEEQAAQLEKDLIAKELETFDVLKELESAKHVVEELKVKLQEASKLSDSLNADSEAKLDVAFELDDKKDGDENVDGIDGRKTGDSLDTDAAFELGEKESDENVNGGSDMCVSSAPGVVDSGLQFVSVPVLLELKQAKLNLSRTTNDLAEIRATVESYNKKIEKERVFLEKTRQRLSSNTAKVSSLEEEINQTKQKLQLVKDCEDGSCDYMDVTRELQRLSSETDQCKNIGEAAKSEVLRAMLEIEQTKTRIKTAEIRLVAAKKMKEAARASEAVALAEIKALSNTENSFTALKRKPEEGITLSFEEYSSLTSKARDSEESCKRRVVDATLLVDEANVSTTEILKKVEEATEEVKISKKALEEALSRVEAANRSKLEVEEALRKWRSERGQRRRSIQNSTKFKNAYSTQHRKDSQLLDVNGLTLITDEAKPVLKSSLSIGQILSRKLQLAEEFENGILAEKSSGKRKVSLAQMLGKTNSSLTNSKDDKENAHKQQQPPAKRKKFGFSRISLLVTKQSKKKKQTPSYRCRSV; encoded by the exons ATGGACGCTGTTGTACTTGATGTTTCCGATCCCACTGGACCCAACCCCCAAAATCAAAATGGGGTTCACTCCGATCCCACATTGCGCCCTGCTGCTACTCACCCCGTGGTGCTTTCACCGGAGGAGCAGAAAACGCCGATTTCCAGGGCAGAGATCGACACCTCCGCTCCCTTCGAGTCCGTCAAGGAGGCCGCTTCTCGATTCGGCGGAATCGGTTTTTGGAGACCCGCCTCCCAGAAACCCTCCCCCAACTCCCCTcag GGTGCTGAGGAGTTTGATATTGCGAAAGTGGAGGAACAAGCTGCCCAGTTGGAAAAGGATCTGATTGCCAAAGAATTGGAAACATTTGATGTCCTTAAAGAATTAGAAAGTGCCAAGCATGTTGTGGAAGAACTAAAAGTAAAGTTGCAGGAGGCATCTAAGCTCAGTGATTCGCTTAATGCAGACTCTGAAGCTAAGTTAGATGTTGCGTTTGAGTTAGACGATAAGAAGGATGGTGATGAAAATGTTGATGGAATCGATGGAAGAAAAACCGGTGATTCTCTTGATACAGATGCTGCATTCGAGTTAGGAGAGAAGGAAAGTGATGAGAATGTTAATGGTGGTTCTGATATGTGTGTTTCTTCAGCTCCGGGAGTCGTTGATTCTGGCCTGCAGTTTGTATCAGTGCCGGTTTTGTTGGAGTTGAAGCAAGCTAAGCTGAACTTAAGCAGGACTACCAATGACCTTGCTGAAATTCGTGCTACGGTTGAATCATACAACAAGAAAATTGAGAAAGAGAGAGTCTTCCTGGAAAAGACTCGACAGAGGCTATCTTCAAATACTGCGAAAGTTTCATCTCTTGAGGAAGAGATAAACCAAACCAAGCAGAAATTGCAGCTGGTGAAAGATTGTGAAGATGGTTCTTGTGATTACATGGATGTCACGAGGGAACTTCAGAGGTTGAGTTCCGAGACCGACCAGTGTAAGAACATTGGAGAGGCTGCAAAGTCGGAGGTTCTGAGAGCCATGCTTGAGATTGAGCAAACAAAGACGAGGATTAAGACTGCTGAGATCAGGTTGGTTGCAGCCAAAAAGATGAAAGAAGCAGCTAGAGCTTCCGAGGCTGTTGCTCTTGCGGAGATCAAAGCCCTGTCAAACACGGAGAACTCATTTACAGCTTTGAAAAGAAAACCCGAGGAGGGCATAACACTTAGCTTTGAGGAATACTCATCTTTGACCTCCAAAGCTCGAGACTCAGAAGAATCTTGCAAGAGGAGAGTCGTAGATGCAACACTTCTAGTCGATGAAGCAAATGTCTCAACAACAGAAATCTTAAAGAAAGTGGAGGAAGCCACAGAAGAAGTTAAAATCAGCAAGAAGGCGTTAGAAGAAGCACTGAGTAGAGTGGAGGCAGCAAATAGGAGTAAGCTGGAAGTGGAAGAAGCCCTGCGCAAGTGGAGGTCTGAACGTGGTCAAAGAAGACGTTCTATACAGAACTCAACCAAGTTCAAGAACGCTTACTCAACTCAACACCGTAAAGATTCTCAGCTCCTTGATGTGAACGGTCTCACTCTCATTACTGACGAGGCAAAACCAGTTTTGAAATCATCCCTTTCAATAGGTCAAATACTGAGCAGGAAGTTGCAACTAGCCGAAGAATTTGAAAATGGGATTCTGGCAGAAAAGAGCAGTGGAAAGCGGAAAGTGTCACTGGCTCAAATGCTCGGTAAGACAAACAGCAGCCTCACCAATTCAAAAGACGACAAGGAGAATGCCCATAAACAGCAGCAACCCCCAGCAAAGAGAAAGAAGTTCGGCTTCTCACGCATCTCTCTTCTCGTgacaaaacaaagcaagaagaagaagcaaaccCCAAGTTATAGATGCCGCAGTGTGTAA
- the LOC116030379 gene encoding prosaposin-like — MDMKVCLVLVILGASWCCSARDLASSVPSTETVDIPERQEVQAVKVAKGNDIVCTMCEEFTNQALNYLNNNKTQEEIIGLLLKSCAKLRVYKQQCVTLVNYYGPLFFLELSSIKPQQFCQEVALCQKVAFISQQVSNNTCNLCHYAVSEVLMKLKDPDTQLEVLELLLKACDSAKNYAQKCKKLVFEYAPVILINAEQFLEATDVCTILHACDSPAAVVEQALPVTDALMHSAS; from the exons ATGGATATGAAGGTTTGCTTAGTTCTTGTCATACTAGGTGCTAGCTGGTGCTGTAGTGCCAGAGATTTGGCGAGCTCTGTCCCTAGTACAGAAACTGTAGATATTCCAG AGAGACAAGAAGTTCAAGCTGTAAAAGTAGCCAAGGGAAATGATATAGTTTGCACCATGTGCGAAGAATTTACAAATCAGGCACTCAATTACCTTAATAATAACAAGACTCAAGAAGAGATTATTGGTCTCCTTCTTAAGTCTTGCGCTAAGCTGCGTGTCTACAAGCAGCAG TGCGTCACATTGGTGAATTATTATGGCCCTCTTTTCTTCTTAGAGCTCTCATCAATAAAGCCTCAACAATTCTGTCAAGAAGTTGCCCTATGTCAAAAAGTTGCTTTCATTTCTCAGCAAGTTTCTAACAATACCTGCAATTTATGCCATTATGCTGTATCCGAGGTGTTAATGAAGTTGAAAGATCCCGACACTCAG TTAGAGGTACTCGAGCTGCTCCTGAAGGCATGTGATTCAGCCAAGAACTACGCCCAAAAG TGTAAGAAACTGGTTTTCGAATATGCTCCCGTCATCCTCATCAACGCCGAGCAGTTCCTAGAAGCAACCGATGTGTGCACCATTCTTCACGCATGTGATTCCCCTGCAGCCGTAGTAGAACAGGCGTTGCCAGTGACAGATGCTTTGATGCATTCTGCATCTTAG
- the LOC116029396 gene encoding CBL-interacting protein kinase 18-like, with protein sequence MESKGSVLMQRYEVGKLLGQGTFAKVHHARNLETGASVAIKIVDKEKIFKVGMMEQIKREISVMRMVRHPNIVQLYEVMASKTKIYIVMEYAKGGELFNKVAKGKMKGDVARKYFQQLISAVDFCHSRGVYHRDLKPENLLLDDNGNLKITDFGLSALAESKRQDGLLHTTCGTPAYVSPEVINRRGYDGAKADIWSCGVILYVLLSGYLPFHDSNLMEMYRKICQAEFTYPKWFSSDACKLISKILDPNPNTRIPISKIMGTHWFRKGFNLKSAKPHEDTGLRDLEAKAADDAIFDHCENAANTTAEAKQESSKLTNLNAFDIISFSSGFDLSGLFEGSDQKSESRFTSMQPAQTIITKLEDIARKLKLKLTKKDGGCLKLEGSKLGRKGVLSIDAEIFEVTPAFHLVEMKKSNGDTLEYRKMMKQEIRPALKDIAWIWQGDELQQAEQKEGQPADMHSCQIPPLAVN encoded by the coding sequence ATGGAGAGTAAAGGGAGTGTACTGATGCAACGGTATGAAgtggggaaattgttaggacaAGGCACCTTTGCCAAGGTCCACCATGCGAGGAATCTGGAAACTGGGGCGAGTGTGGCCATTAAGATTGTTGACAAGGAGAAAATATTCAAGGTTGGGATGATGGAACAAATCAAGCGGGAGATCTCGGTGATGAGAATGGTTAGACATCCCAATATAGTGCAACTTTACGAGGTCATGGCCAGCAAAACGAAGATTTACATCGTCATGGAGTATGCTAAAGGCGGTGAGCTCTTCAACAAGGTAGCTAAAGGGAAGATGAAGGGAGATGTTGCGAGGAAATATTTTCAGCAGCTGATCAGCGCGGTTGACTTCTGCCACAGCAGAGGCGTTTATCACCGGGATCTGAAACCCGAGAACCTCCTGCTGGACGACAATGGAAATCTAAAGATTACGGACTTTGGATTGAGTGCTCTTGCGGAATCTAAGCGCCAAGATGGCTTGCTTCATACCACCTGTGGGACACCGGCGTATGTCTCTCCTGAAGTGATAAACCGAAGAGGCTATGACGGTGCTAAAGCTGATATTTGGTCTTGCGGGGTGATCTTATATGTTCTCTTGTCCGGATATCTTCCGTTCCATGATTCAAATTTGATGGAGATGTACCGAAAGATATGTCAGGCGGAGTTCACGTATCCTAAGTGGTTCTCGTCTGATGCTTGTAAGCTGATCTCGAAAATATTAGATCCAAACCCGAACACAAGAATTCCCATTTCCAAAATCATGGGTACCCATTGGTTCCGAAAGGGCTTTAATTTGAAATCTGCGAAACCTCACGAGGATACCGGGCTCCGAGACTTGGAAGCAAAAGCGGCAGATGATGCTATTTTTGATCACTGTGAGAATGCCGCCAACACGACAGCAGAGGCAAAGCAAGAATCCTCGAAACTGACAAACTTGAATGCCTTCGACATTATCTCTTTCTCGTCAGGTTTTGACTTGTCCGGCCTGTTCGAGGGCAGTGATCAGAAGAGCGAGTCGAGGTTTACATCCATGCAGCCGGCACAAACCATCATCACAAAGCTGGAGGACATAGCGAGGAAGCTAAAACTGAAGCTAACGAAGAAAGATGGAGGGTGTTTGAAATTGGAAGGATCGAAGCTAGGAAGGAAAGGGGTTCTGTCCATCGATGCTGAGATATTCGAAGTCACTCCCGCTTTTCATCTCGTCGAGATGAAGAAGTCCAACGGAGATACGCTCGAGTATAGGAAGATGATGAAGCAGGAAATAAGGCCGGCATTGAAAGACATCGCTTGGATTTGGCAAGGCGATGAGCTTCAACAAGCTGAGCAGAAAGAAGGGCAACCTGCAGATATGCACTCCTGTCAAATTCCCCCCTTAGCTGTTAACTAG
- the LOC116030079 gene encoding U-box domain-containing protein 16 — translation MAVSPESFPPRKRRPSAGAGSFVAPNNLSDHRLLHSLLTITLEISCMQPVRFLLKKNTCSMIRRAKLMSLLFEELLRSPAAAFPPTAVLCFDELYIALQRIRSLLEDCRNSSKMWLLMQSEAISNSFHELAVELSTLLDILPAEDLKLSEDVEELLCLIRKQSSEKEAYVDSKDETLRAEILHMLDRIKREIVPDHTKLGQIFDRLTLRDSTSCRDEIESLEEEILSQTDEKSKSDIVALISLVRYAKCVLYGASTPRGGGGRRRKTAADVTVPADFRCPISLDLMRDPVVASTGQTYDRSSIALWIESGHNTCPKTGQTLTSPELIPNLALKNLIAMWCREQRIPFESTESNVKSHGAVTNKAALEATKMTVSFLVNKLKASRSVDAANRLVHELRVLAKTDSDSRACIAEAGALPLLVKLLGSDYPSLQVNAVTTILNLSILEANKTRIMEMDGVLNGVIEVLRSGATWEAKGNAAATVFSLTGVTAYRKSLGRKTRVIKGLVNLAREGPTNSKKDAMVAILNLAGDRETVGKLIEGGVVEMVGDLMDTLPEEAVTVLEVVVKRGGVAAIAAAYPIIKKLTKILRDGTDRARESAAATLVNMCRKGGSEMVAELAAAHGIERVIWEIMGMGTGRARRKAATLLRILRRWAAGLNEDVPSTAYSTVNNNDNNTTASTTIVLPG, via the coding sequence ATGGCTGTCTCACCTGAATCTTTTCCGCCGAGGAAACGGCGGCCGTCGGCAGGGGCGGGGTCATTCGTCGCCCCCAATAATCTCTCCGATCACCGCCTACTTCACTCGCTCCTCACAATTACGCTGGAGATTTCGTGTATGCAGCCGGTTCGATTTCTGCTGAAGAAGAACACTTGTTCGATGATTAGGAGGGCGAAGCTGATGAGCCTTTTGTTTGAGGAGCTTCTCCGGAGTCCGGCAGCGGCGTTCCCGCCGACTGCCGTGTTGTGTTTTGATGAGCTGTACATAGCTTTGCAGAGGATACGGAGTTTGTTGGAGGATTGCCGGAATTCCAGCAAGATGTGGCTGCTGATGCAGAGCGAGGCGATCTCCAATTCGTTCCACGAGCTCGCCGTGGAATTATCGACGCTGTTGGATATTCTTCCGGCGGAGGATTTGAAGCTGAGCGAAGACGTGGAGGAACTGCTTTGCCTTATCAGGAAACAGAGCTCCGAGAAGGAAGCGTATGTGGATTCCAAGGATGAAACCCTAAGGGCTGAGATTCTTCATATGCTGGATAGAATTAAACGGGAAATTGTGCCGGATCACACGAAACTCGGCCAGATTTTCGATCGATTGACCTTGCGGGACTCCACGAGTTGCAGAGATGAAATCGAGAGCTTGGAAGAGGAAATCCTGAGCCAAACGGATGAGAAATCGAAATCCGATATCGTCGCTTTGATCAGCCTGGTTCGCTACGCGAAATGCGTGTTGTACGGCGCTTCCACTCCGAGAGGCGGCGGCGGGAGGCGGCGGAAGACGGCGGCGGACGTCACCGTCCCGGCGGATTTCCGTTGTCCGATTTCTCTTGATTTAATGAGAGACCCTGTGGTGGCGTCCACGGGACAGACATACGACCGCTCCTCCATTGCTCTGTGGATCGAATCAGGTCACAACACGTGTCCCAAGACGGGTCAAACGTTGACCAGCCCCGAGCTGATTCCCAACCTAGCGTTGAAGAATTTGATAGCTATGTGGTGCCGGGAGCAGAGAATCCCGTTCGAGTCGACGGAGTCCAACGTTAAATCTCACGGCGCCGTTACCAACAAGGCGGCATTGGAGGCCACGAAGATGACGGTGTCGTTTCTTGTCAACAAGTTGAAGGCTTCGCGGTCAGTTGATGCGGCTAATCGACTGGTTCACGAGCTTCGGGTCTTGGCCAAGACCGATTCCGATAGCCGAGCCTGCATCGCCGAGGCCGGTGCTTTACCGTTACTCGTTAAGCTTTTAGGCTCGGACTACCCGAGCCTACAGGTTAACGCCGTCACAACCATCCTCAACCTTTCCATCCTCGAGGCCAACAAGACGAGGATAATGGAGATGGACGGAGTCTTAAACGGCGTTATCGAGGTGCTAAGGTCCGGCGCCACGTGGGAGGCCAAAGGGAACGCGGCAGCCACGGTGTTCAGCTTGACAGGTGTAACCGCGTACCGGAAGAGCCTGGGCAGGAAGACACGTGTCATAAAGGGACTGGTGAACCTGGCGCGTGAAGGGCCCACAAACTCCAAGAAGGACGCCATGGTGGCAATTTTGAATTTGGCGGGAGACCGGGAAACCGTTGGAAAACTCATCGAAGGAGGAGTGGTGGAAATGGTCGGCGATTTGATGGACACACTGCCGGAAGAGGCGGTAACTGTCCTCGAAGTGGTGGTTAAACGAGGCGGAGTGGCGGCAATCGCGGCAGCTTATCCGATCATCAAAAAACTGACAAAGATACTCAGAGACGGGACCGACAGAGCACGGGAAAGCGCGGCAGCAACGCTCGTTAACATGTGCCGGAAAGGCGGATCGGAGATGGTGGCGGAGCTCGCGGCGGCCCACGGAATCGAGCGGGTAATTTGGGAGATAATGGGAATGGGAACGGGGAGAGCGAGAAGGAAGGCGGCGACATTGTTAAGGATACTAAGGAGATGGGCGGCGGGGCTAAACGAGGATGTTCCTTCCACCGCCTATTCAACTgtgaataataatgataataatacaaCTGCTTCCACAACTATAGTATTGCCAGGGTAA
- the LOC116030740 gene encoding uncharacterized protein LOC116030740: MGTNNRPLPPPSPIPTGKGSRSAVDSVLSEYIDQTQIVPELSLPQNAQSWVPAEIDYRSIKLRDSEAIEKISKSISDDGVFLVSDHGGFSTGELRSILIDNQWTFALLTPDHNDRGRGGYNGKYVWSISDKKLTLEKGKYAAHQQEILQILSQEMENVATKLKEMAQELSPVVLGSRSGQPATKTKSDETKLCIYRSTYKQCSMIDEEEQSDDHPLLLSKYGFSLLLPLQPTEFYVKAKALSFTADTVIVAIGEHLQIMKPNNLHGNSVSLSIQLNYSSSSSSTSRNSDDDVAQNKISLRDQIVIVIIFILLYQVFWYIISWF, encoded by the exons ATGGGTACCAACAATCGGCCCCTCCCACCACCTTCTCCGATTCCGACCGGCAAAGGCTCTCGGTCGGCCGTCGATTCTGTGTTGTCTGAATACATCGACCAAACACAGATAGTGCCGGAACTGAGTCTCCCTCAAAATGCACAAAGTTGGGTACCTGCTGAAATTGATTATCGATCAATCAAGTTGCGTGACAGTGAAGCTATTGAAAAGATTTCGAAATCGATCTCAGATGATGGAGTTTTTCTAGTCAGTGATCATGGGGGATTCAGTACTGGGGAGCTGAGGTCAATCTTGATTGATAATCAATGGACTTTTGCATTGTTAACACCGGATCATAACGATCGGGGTCGCGGCGGCTATAATGGCAAGTATGTTTGGTCCATCTCAGACAAGAAGTTGACGCTGGAGAAAGGCAAATATGCTGCCCATCAACAGGAAATTTTGCAGATTTTAAG CCAAGAAATGGAGAATGTTGCGACTAAGCTGAAAGAAATGGCACAAGAATTAAGCCCAGTGGTCCTAGGAAGTAGGAGTGGACAACCTGCGACAAAAACAAAATCCGACGAAACAAAACTGTGCATTTATCGATCCACTTATAAACAATGTAGTATGATAGACGAGGAGGAGCAAAGTGATGATCAtccattattattatccaaATATGGTTTCAGCCTGCTTCTTCCTCTGCAGCCAACTGAATTTTACGTCAAAGCAAAAGCGTTGTCGTTTACCGCCGATACAGTGATTGTCGCCATTGGCGAACACCTCCAGATAATGAAGCCCAATAATCTCCATGGAAACTCAGTCTCGTTATCCATTCAACTCAactactcttcttcttcttcttcaacttcaCGTAACAGTGATGACGACGTTGCACAGAACAAAATCTCGTTGCGTGATCAGATTGTTATAGTCATCATATTCATATTGCTATATCAAGTTTTTTGGTATATAATTTCATGGTTTTGa
- the LOC116029438 gene encoding uncharacterized protein LOC116029438, with translation MGDLRESFGGAAVEEREVTSPPSTSNPSPTSIGPLRWARAEEASRDIIQKVQPTTVSAERRRAVIDYVQRLIRGTLGLEVFPYGSVPLKTYLPDGDIDLTAFGCPMVEDALVNDMVSVLEGEDQNMAAEFTVKDVQLIRAEVKLVKCIVQNIVVDISFNQIGGLCTLCFLEQVDQLIGKDHLFKRSIILIKAWCYYESRILGAHHGLISTYALETLVLYIFHLFHSTLDGPLAVLYKFLDYFSKFDWETYCICLAGPVRISSLPEIVVEVPENDGVELLLTNDFLRYCVKMFSVSSRGYDMNSRTFQQKHLNIVDPLKENNNLGRSVSKGNFYRIRSAFTYGAKKLKRILLQSDDRIVDELHNFFANTLGRHGSGQRPDVQDLSPVASCNSFCHALPVSETDSSQSEVNSRTESGSPTDTHGDCTFDPYGSTDREDRDQEGAMDGCQYKQQSDSVGPGKGNALIHRLCGDATELASSIAQGLKLSNDSPKFASSHSACNGEMNLEKKLDTCEDKCLEQSHSNDKDEDFVPVAIKDDHLALKALACSDGSHQLNLDQPSASGGGSLQPVNALLELSGDYDHYVSCLQFGRWCYENISTVPAMPISPPPLNPFQIKYSWNSQQPTKFKRNGFSYGGTNGVVPNQAFYTLNPMLAPNIAFGEMPKPRGTGTYFPNMSRRPQGYRPSAVKGRNQAPLRYHRANSWNGGMFTETQTLERNWHDLPQPQSGVDRSEIHQSYSPHGRDYPNTNGVASHPEAVIEFGTVGHVTPLSPSSERSRQQKHLPLPAQHSNPASPSLGFQQPKPYFSRDPDRAPVKSAYHLKDEEDFPPLSV, from the exons ATGGGCGATCTTAGAGAGAGTTTCGGCGGCGCAGCAGTGGAGGAGAGAGAAGTAACATCGCCGCCGTCGACTTCGAACCCGAGCCCGACTTCAATTGGGCCGCTGCGTTGGGCCAGAGCGGAGGAAGCGTCTCGGGACATTATTCAGAAGGTGCAGCCTACAACTGTGTCTGCAGAGCGGAGAAGAGCGGTCATCGATTATGTTCAGAGGTTGATCAGAGGAACTCTCGGTCTTGAG GTGTTCCCATATGGATCTGTACCACTAAAGACCTATCTTCCTGATGGTGACATTGATTTGACTGCATTTGGCTGTCCGATGGTGGAGGATGCTTTGGTCAATGATATGGTATCTGTTCTTGAAGGAGAGGATCAAAATATGGCTGCAGAATTCACTGTAAAGGATGTCCAGCTAATTCGTGCTGAG GTCAAGCTTGTGAAGTGTATTGtacaaaatattgttgttgacaTCTCTTTTAATCAAATAGGTGGTCTCTGTACCTTGTGCTTTCTTGAACAG GTTGATCAACTCATTGGCAAAGATCATCTATTTAAACGCagcattattttaattaaagccTGGTGCTATTATGAGAGTCGAATCCTTGGTGCTCATCATGGCTTGATATCAACTTATGCTTTGGAGACTCTGGTTTTATATATCTTTCATCTATTTCACTCCACGTTGGATGGTCCTTTAGCA GTCCTCTACAAATTTTTGGACTACTTTAGCAAGTTTGACTGGGAAACATATTGTATTTGTTTAGCTGGTCCTGTTCGCATATCATCTTTGCCAGAAATTGTGG TTGAGGTTCCTGAAAATGATGGTGTTGAGTTACTGCTCACCAATGATTTTCTTAGATATTGTGTCAAAATGTTTTCTGTTTCTTCAAGAGGGTATGACATGAACTCCAGAACCTTTCAACAAAAGCATCTTAACATAGTTGATCCTCtgaaggaaaataataatcttGGCCGTAGTGTAAGCAAAG GAAATTTCTATAGAATAAGGAGTGCTTTCACATATGGTGCTAAGAAGCTCAAGAGAATACTTCTGCAGTCAGACGATAGGATTGTTGACGagcttcataatttttttgccaACACTTTGGGTCGACATGGAAGCGGACAGAGGCCTGATGTTCAAGATCTTAGTCCAGTAGCTAGCTGCAATAGTTTCTGTCATGCACTTCCTGTTTCAGAGACCGATTCATCTCAATCTGAGGTCAATTCAAGAACGGAATCTGGTAGTCCTACTGATACACATGGAGATTGTACATTTGATCCTTATGGATCAACTGACAGAGAAGACAGAGATCAAGAAGGAGCTATGGATGGATGCCAATATAAGCAGCAATCAGACAGTGTTGGCCCTGGAAAAGGGAATGCATTGATTCATCGTCTTTGTGGAGATGCTACGGAACTAGCTAGTTCAATAGCACAAGGCCTTAAATTATCTAATGATTCACCCAAATTTGCTAGCTCCCACTCAGCATGCAATGGAGAGATGAACTTGGAGAAGAAGTTGGATACATGTGAAGATAAGTGTTTGGAACAGAGCCATTCCAATGATAAAGATGAAGATTTTGTTCCTGTTGCAATAAAAGATGATCATTTGGCGCTTAAAGCACTTGCTTGCTCTGATGGTTCGCATCAACTAAATCTGGACCAGCCTTCAGCTAGTGGCGGTGGAAGTCTGCAACCTGTGAATGCTTTGTTGGAACTTAGTGGTGACTATGACCATTACGTAAGTTGCTTGCAATTTGGTCGGTGGtgttatgaaaatatttcaacTGTGCCAGCTATGCCAATTTCTCCTCCACCGCTGAATCCATTTCAAATCAAGTACTCATGGAATTCACAACAGCCGACAAAGTTCAAAAGGAACGGTTTTTCTTATGGCGGTACTAATGGTGTTGTTCCAAACCAAGCATTCTATACTTTAAACCCCATGTTAGCACCCAACATTGCTTTTGGCGAGATGCCGAAACCAAGGGGAACAGGAACATACTTCCCAAACATG AGTCGACGGCCACAAGGTTATAGGCCTTCAGCTGTTAAAGGAAGGAATCAAGCACCCTTGAGGTATCACCGGGCCAACAGCTGGAATGGAGGAATGTTCACGGAAACACAAACACTTGAGAGAAACTGGCATGATCTACCACAACCACAATCAGGTGTTGATCGTAGTGAAATCCACCAGTCGTATTCCCCTCATGGCAGGGATTATCCTAACACAAATGGTGTAGCCTCTCACCCAGAGGCGGTCATTGAATTTGGGACAGTTGGTCATGTTACACCACTGTCACCATCATCAGAACGAAGCAGGCAACAAAAGCACTTACCTTTGCCTGCTCAACATTCAAATCCAGCCTCACCATCACTGGGATTTCAGCAACCAAAACCATATTTTAGTAGGGACCCTGACAG GGCTCCAGTTAAGTCTGCATACCATCTTAAAGACGAAGAAGACTTCCCTCCATTATCTGTCTGA